TAGTGAGCAGCTATCCCCAGAACATCTAAGTGCCGATTTAGTCGAAAACGGGAAAGTTACAATCGTACTTTCATTTAGCAATGGGGGATTACATCTCGATCGTACACAAGCCCATATGAAATTACATACAGACGTTATCGTTGATGCGCAAGGAGAACCATTATTCCAGCATTTTTATGAAGTTTTCAAACAATAAAGTGTTTCCCCCATATTTTAGGGAGGTCATACAATAACGATAAGTAAATTAGCTTAAAAGCGCCCTAATTTTTGGGTGCTTTTTTTATTTGAAACAATCGATTGTATTGTTTCCATCTCGCATTCTTATTAAAATACATACATTTCAACTATCAAAATTTAAAACCTATCATTTATAAGGGTTATTTTACCTAGTAAAAGTGAATTTTTTTCATCTTTAAATTTCCACTCTTTATATTTATAGGAATTTTGGTATACTTTAAATATTCTTACAATTATTTAAAGGGGGAAATCTATATGCACCTAAATCAATTACCACCCCTATCAAAAGACCGATTATTTAATTGGCTAAAAACCTTAAGTAACCAGCTTTCGAAAGGAACTCTGATTATTGATGTCCATGCGAGTGAATTAACGATTTTACACGCAAACAACCGTATTCTACAATTAACACAATATGAAGAGGAACAGTTAATTGGACAAGGATTTTCAATTCTTAACGGGATACGTACGCATTACGATACCGCATTCGATTTAGCCGCTTGTATAAAATCTGGTGAGTCTCGCAAGTTGACGATCTTACACTACACACAGCAATCATCTGCCTTTTGGAATAGCATTATGGTTCATCCAATCCGTGACGACGAGCAAGCTCTTCAATATGTGTTATTGACTTGTGAAGATACAACGGATGAAGAACTAAATAAAATGGTGTATAAACTCGAGCATGAAGTTTATGCGGCGATTGACCACGAGGATAATTTGCAGTCGATTTTATCGTTAATCGCTAGAAAAATCGAGAAATTTTACATCCATAATAGTTACTGCGCGATCCATATATATGATGAAAATTATGATATTAAATACCTTGGCACACATACTTTGCCACTTGATTTCATAGATAAACTAGATTTACTCGCAGTGACGCCAACGATGAATTATAGCCCATTAGCGATTTATATTAAAAGTTTCACAAACCAAGAAGTGACGTCTTACCTAGCGAATAACTATCACTTCAATCAGTTAACTGGCTCTTGGACAAAGCCTATTTTAACGTCGCAAAACAAGGTAATTGGTATCTTAACATTGTTTTTACAGGACTCAATCGAACTTAAACAAAGTGACATCAATTATTTAAATCGTTTAGCCTTACTAATTCAATTGGCCATTAAATATGCAGAGCAAAAAATTGAGTTAAGTCGCTTAGCTTATTACGATGTCGATACAAATTTACCGAATTTACAGCACTTTAAAGTAGAACTTACTAAATGGCTCGAAAAAGGTGAAATGGGATATGTTGCGATTATGCACCCAACTGAATTCAACAAAATCGTGGACTTATATGGACGTCAAGCAGGCGCTGATTTACTTGGTCAAATGGCGGAACGTATGCGGAAATATTTACCGCATGGAGATGAATTAATTTCACGTTTTTCAAATTCTCTTATAATGGCAATAAAGGCCAATCTCGGGACATTCCATACACATCACAAACATGTAGAACCTCTCACGTTAGTGCCTTTCGATATCGACGGAGAAGAAAACTATATTACGCTTAAAATAGGCTATTCAACATTTTCCCCGGATTTGACGGTAGAACAGTGTATTCATCAAACAGATATTGCATTAACGAATGCTCGTAAATTGAACGGGACCAGTTTTGCTAAGTATGAAGAAAATAGCATAAATCAATTGACGAAAGAAATGGATATTTTCAATCAGCTCACTTTTGGCATTCAGAATGATGAATTTGAGGTATATTTACAGCCAAAAATCAATTTCGAAACAATTCAAGTAGAAGGCTTTGAAGGGTTATCTCGTTGGAATTCAAGCAAACTAGGTTTCGTTTCGCCAATCAACTACATTCCAATTGCCGAACAATCTGGCAGAATTAAAGATATTGATTTATTGAATTTATACAAAATTTTACAATGGCTTCAGGGGCGTCTGGATGGAGGCAAAAAGATTGTGCCTGTTTCCTTAAATATTTCGCCCGATCATTTTTACGAACCTAAATTTTTAGATAATATTATTCGTATTTTCAACCAATTTCATGTGCCAGCCAAGTACATTAAGCTCGAAGTCACAGAAAGCATTGAGCTTGTTGATTTTACAAAGGCAAAATCGATTTTAGAAAAATTAAATGAAATTGGTATTGAAAGCTCGATTGACGATTTTGGCGTTGGCTTCTCTTCATTAAGCTACTTACCTAAGCTTCCGTTTTCGGAAATTAAAATTGACCGTAGCTTTGTAAACTCAATGGATGAACCTGGGATGTACGCCATTGTTCAAACGATTATTCAATTAGCCCATAATATCGATATGCGCCCGATTGCAGAAGGCGTTGAAACAAAAGAACAGCTTGCTATGCTTCAAAAACTCGGCTGCCCTGCTGGCCAAGGTTATTACTTCTATAAACCGATGACCATTGAGGACGCCGAAAAATTATTAGATCAATCCAACAGCTAACAACGCGTTAGCTGTTTTTTATTTCAATTAAAGAAGGACTTTTTACGATTTTCACGAAAATTAACTAATAACGCTTTTTTATTGTCGTTTGAACGTTCGTTTACTAATGAGCGATTTTAAGAGAATAAACGCTACTACCTATTTTTAGATTGGGGGATTTTTAATGAATTGGAATTTAGAATATGATGTTGTGGTAATTGGGGCAGGAGCTTCTGGTTTTTCTGCAGCAATCACCGCTAAAAACGAAGGGTTAAACACATTATTAATTGAAAAACAGCCCTATTTCGGCGGGGCTTCAGCACTTTCAGGTGGCGGTGTATGGATTCCGAATAATCGCTATTTAAATGCAGCAGGTGTCGGCGATTCGTTCGAAGAAGCAAAAACCTATTTAGATGCAACTGTCGGAGATGCTGTTTCCGATGATATTAAAGAAGCCTATTTAAATCGTGGGATTGAAATGCTCGATTATCTACACGAATTAAGTCCACATATGCGCTTTTCTTATGCAAAAAATTACTCAGACTACTACCCTACCCACCCAGGTGGCAAAGGAACGGGTCGTTCAATTGAGCCGTTATTATTTGATTTAAATGAGCTTGGTGATTGGAAGGATAAACTTCTCCCACCAACCATTGATACAAAGGGCTTTGTCATGACTGGACAAGATTTTGTAAAGGTCAATATGATTGCGCGTACTACAGCGGGTAAAGTACGTTCGCTTCGCTTAGGTTGGCGCTTAATGCAACATCTCGTGATGAAAAAGAATCTTTCAGCACTTGGACAAGCACTCGTTGGACGCATGGCACTTACTTATAAAGAATTAGAAGGCGAAATCTTTTTGTCCACGGCATTTGTTGATTTCGTTTATGAGGACGACAAAATCATTGGAATTGAAGCATTAAAAGAAGGCGAAACCATTTTCATTAAAGCCGCACATGGTGTGATTTTTGCTTCAGGTGGTTTCTCACGTAATCAAGAGTACCGAGAGCGCTTT
The sequence above is a segment of the Solibacillus sp. FSL H8-0523 genome. Coding sequences within it:
- a CDS encoding EAL domain-containing protein → MHLNQLPPLSKDRLFNWLKTLSNQLSKGTLIIDVHASELTILHANNRILQLTQYEEEQLIGQGFSILNGIRTHYDTAFDLAACIKSGESRKLTILHYTQQSSAFWNSIMVHPIRDDEQALQYVLLTCEDTTDEELNKMVYKLEHEVYAAIDHEDNLQSILSLIARKIEKFYIHNSYCAIHIYDENYDIKYLGTHTLPLDFIDKLDLLAVTPTMNYSPLAIYIKSFTNQEVTSYLANNYHFNQLTGSWTKPILTSQNKVIGILTLFLQDSIELKQSDINYLNRLALLIQLAIKYAEQKIELSRLAYYDVDTNLPNLQHFKVELTKWLEKGEMGYVAIMHPTEFNKIVDLYGRQAGADLLGQMAERMRKYLPHGDELISRFSNSLIMAIKANLGTFHTHHKHVEPLTLVPFDIDGEENYITLKIGYSTFSPDLTVEQCIHQTDIALTNARKLNGTSFAKYEENSINQLTKEMDIFNQLTFGIQNDEFEVYLQPKINFETIQVEGFEGLSRWNSSKLGFVSPINYIPIAEQSGRIKDIDLLNLYKILQWLQGRLDGGKKIVPVSLNISPDHFYEPKFLDNIIRIFNQFHVPAKYIKLEVTESIELVDFTKAKSILEKLNEIGIESSIDDFGVGFSSLSYLPKLPFSEIKIDRSFVNSMDEPGMYAIVQTIIQLAHNIDMRPIAEGVETKEQLAMLQKLGCPAGQGYYFYKPMTIEDAEKLLDQSNS